From one Candidatus Delongbacteria bacterium genomic stretch:
- a CDS encoding alkaline phosphatase family protein, with the protein MIKPDFNGGCTINLLSSILNSFNVKWKHNELNLLSSNEIKKYKNRIVFLIDGLGYNYLKKNSNSFLYKNLRGAIDSVFPSTTTCSLTTFSSGLNVIEHGFTGWYMKMDEISKHPFMILPLAERKPNSKFKPDDEKLKSILPDSISNYIKDSHLLIPDYVGCNSFCTGSSPKSKSHIYTSFDELVEIVSKLTYEDGEKYIYIYNPLLDSRSHEFGVNSKEANDVFYELDNLSEKLFMKSNNNSIIIYTADHGQLDTENSKVIVFNDYPELMDLLSYPLCGEPRCAYVYTNNKRKFYEKVIQYLGEKIEIYDSVKLVEAGYFGDGKENLEFKNRIGDFILIPKENYILCDFIDGEERQFNIGNHGGLSEDEVKIPLVVVSK; encoded by the coding sequence ATGATTAAACCAGATTTTAATGGCGGTTGTACTATCAACCTTCTTAGCTCAATATTAAATAGTTTTAATGTAAAATGGAAGCATAATGAATTAAATCTTCTTTCTTCTAATGAAATTAAAAAATATAAAAATCGAATTGTTTTTTTAATTGATGGTTTAGGTTACAACTACCTTAAAAAGAATAGTAATAGTTTTTTATATAAGAACCTTAGAGGAGCGATAGATTCAGTGTTTCCTTCAACAACGACTTGTAGTTTAACAACTTTCAGTAGTGGTTTAAATGTAATTGAACATGGTTTTACTGGTTGGTATATGAAAATGGATGAAATATCTAAACATCCTTTTATGATACTGCCATTAGCTGAAAGAAAGCCAAATTCTAAGTTTAAACCGGATGATGAAAAATTAAAATCAATATTACCAGATTCCATTTCTAACTACATAAAAGACAGTCATCTATTGATACCTGATTATGTTGGTTGCAATAGTTTCTGTACAGGTTCTTCACCTAAGTCAAAATCACATATCTATACTTCGTTTGATGAATTAGTTGAAATTGTTTCAAAACTTACATATGAAGATGGTGAAAAATATATTTATATCTATAACCCTTTATTGGATAGTAGATCTCATGAATTCGGTGTTAATTCCAAAGAAGCAAATGATGTTTTTTATGAACTTGACAATTTATCAGAAAAATTATTCATGAAAAGTAATAATAATAGTATAATTATATATACAGCCGATCATGGACAATTAGACACCGAGAATAGTAAAGTTATTGTTTTCAATGATTATCCAGAGCTTATGGATTTATTAAGTTATCCATTGTGCGGAGAACCAAGGTGTGCATATGTCTATACTAATAATAAAAGAAAATTTTATGAGAAAGTTATTCAATATTTAGGCGAGAAAATTGAGATATATGATTCTGTAAAACTTGTAGAAGCTGGATATTTTGGAGATGGAAAAGAAAATTTAGAATTTAAGAACAGGATAGGTGATTTTATTCTTATACCGAAAGAAAATTATATCCTATGTGATTTTATTGATGGTGAAGAGAGACAATTTAATATTGGCAATCATGGAGGTTTATCCGAAGACGAGGTTAAAATTCCGCTAGTAGTAGTTAGTAAGTAA
- a CDS encoding T9SS type A sorting domain-containing protein, whose translation MKKILVILFSLIAVLSAGKTEYAKVKVNSFDEIQRLEKEGIIVDKSSVKDKSNIESIIVYVDETEYKFIEDLGMDIKWAPVDYSSVAKDYRDNTAIGNEMEQLETLYPDICKRIQIGTSNQNRPLWVMKISDNVNENEANEPQFKYTSTMHGDEVVPMEMCMELIYDLLEGYQADNDTMTYLVDNTEIYIMPLYNPDGNALHQRGNANGVDLNRNLPERSMNQPNIVGGYTDAYGNTTQVENAALMNWMDDNNFVLSINFHNGATVINYPWDHTPAGKDIWSKIYVASPDDETYIWLSLGYSSRNLPMYNSSSFTNGITNGADWYQITGGLQDYNYFYHSTMEVCGEVSDIKWPAYSAIPGYWADNRASMLWYMSAVHKGIKGTVTDQNGNPIAANIRIEGINKTYRSNEDFGDYNRILCPGTYTLIAEKDGYDTVTIENIVVTDPAEVINTATIVDIVMTEHEDLEAPEIVNVSGNSAVVGNDMNLTVNVYELHDIIEVKAIYTINEETIEVVMQPVAKNNNYIYTTNIPARNEITVGTLSFHTIDNLGNEDTFDGYDIQWLNIIFDGFETGDFTTVDWTFSGNEDWIISNTGAYEGMYCAQSGDIDDSETSVMEVTLDDLTASAISFFYKVDSESNYDKFSFSIDGVEKINESGNISWTEVSYPTTAGSHTFQWKYSKDSSVSNGSDCAWIDNITFPLPVVSITDTLIPAEISISQNYPNPFNPETIINFSVPSTNDVKISVFNSNGQFVSELVNNKFNRGNYSTKFDGSKLTSGVYYYQLTSGSKIITRKMMLIK comes from the coding sequence AATTCATTGAAGATCTTGGAATGGATATAAAATGGGCACCTGTAGATTATTCATCTGTAGCTAAGGATTATAGAGATAACACGGCTATTGGTAATGAGATGGAACAACTTGAAACTTTGTATCCGGATATTTGTAAAAGAATACAAATTGGTACTTCGAATCAAAACAGACCTTTATGGGTAATGAAAATCAGTGACAACGTAAATGAAAATGAAGCTAATGAACCTCAATTCAAATACACTTCAACAATGCATGGAGATGAAGTAGTTCCAATGGAAATGTGTATGGAATTAATCTACGATCTTCTTGAAGGTTATCAAGCTGACAATGACACAATGACCTATCTTGTTGATAACACAGAGATTTATATCATGCCTCTTTACAATCCTGATGGAAACGCTCTTCATCAGAGAGGAAATGCTAATGGTGTTGACTTAAACAGAAACTTGCCAGAAAGATCTATGAACCAACCAAATATTGTTGGTGGTTATACTGATGCTTATGGAAATACTACTCAAGTTGAAAACGCTGCTTTGATGAATTGGATGGATGATAACAACTTTGTCCTTTCAATCAATTTTCACAATGGAGCTACAGTAATAAATTATCCATGGGATCACACTCCTGCAGGAAAAGATATCTGGTCAAAAATTTATGTAGCATCACCAGATGATGAAACATATATCTGGCTATCTCTAGGATATTCAAGCAGAAATTTACCAATGTACAATAGTAGTTCTTTCACAAATGGAATTACAAACGGAGCAGATTGGTATCAAATAACTGGAGGTTTGCAGGATTATAACTACTTCTATCACTCTACAATGGAAGTTTGTGGTGAGGTTTCAGATATCAAATGGCCTGCTTATTCAGCAATTCCAGGATATTGGGCAGACAATAGAGCATCAATGCTTTGGTATATGAGTGCAGTACATAAGGGTATCAAAGGAACTGTAACTGATCAGAATGGAAACCCTATAGCAGCTAATATCAGAATCGAAGGAATAAATAAAACCTATAGATCAAACGAAGATTTCGGTGATTACAATAGAATTTTATGCCCTGGAACATACACTCTGATCGCTGAAAAAGATGGATACGACACTGTAACTATTGAAAATATTGTTGTTACAGATCCTGCTGAAGTAATCAATACTGCTACGATTGTTGACATCGTAATGACAGAACACGAAGATCTTGAAGCTCCTGAGATTGTAAACGTATCAGGAAACAGTGCTGTCGTTGGAAACGATATGAATCTGACTGTTAATGTTTATGAGTTACACGATATTATAGAAGTTAAGGCTATTTACACCATCAATGAAGAAACAATTGAAGTTGTTATGCAACCTGTTGCCAAAAATAATAACTATATTTATACGACAAATATACCAGCAAGGAATGAAATCACTGTCGGTACTTTATCATTCCACACAATAGATAACCTTGGTAATGAAGATACTTTTGATGGATATGATATTCAATGGCTCAACATTATCTTTGATGGTTTTGAAACTGGTGATTTTACTACAGTTGACTGGACCTTCTCAGGAAATGAAGATTGGATTATTTCAAACACTGGTGCATATGAAGGTATGTATTGTGCACAATCTGGAGATATTGATGATAGTGAAACTTCTGTTATGGAAGTTACTTTGGATGATTTAACTGCTAGTGCTATATCGTTTTTCTATAAAGTTGATAGCGAAAGCAATTATGATAAATTTTCTTTTTCAATTGATGGTGTCGAAAAAATCAATGAATCAGGAAATATTTCTTGGACAGAAGTAAGTTACCCAACTACCGCAGGATCACATACTTTCCAATGGAAATACTCTAAGGATAGCTCGGTATCAAATGGATCTGATTGTGCATGGATCGACAATATTACATTCCCACTTCCAGTTGTTTCTATTACTGATACTCTTATTCCAGCTGAAATCTCAATAAGTCAAAATTACCCTAACCCTTTCAACCCTGAAACGATTATTAATTTTTCAGTACCTTCAACAAATGATGTAAAAATTTCTGTTTTCAACTCAAATGGTCAATTTGTTAGTGAACTTGTTAATAATAAGTTTAATAGAGGTAACTATTCAACTAAATTTGATGGAAGCAAGTTAACTTCTGGTGTTTATTACTATCAGTTGACTTCTGGATCGAAAATCATTACAAGAAAAATGATGCTGATTAAATAG
- a CDS encoding VOC family protein, translating to MDFCWITINVTDLEKSLSFYRDFLELDIDRRFKPNPDMEIVFLGKGETKVELIFNKNNTIAIIGNDVSFGFKVKSLEEIIRNCESKSITIQSGPFQPNPHIKFLYVTDPDGWKIQLVEEIV from the coding sequence ATGGATTTTTGCTGGATAACAATTAATGTTACAGATCTTGAGAAATCTCTTAGTTTTTATAGGGATTTTTTAGAGTTAGATATTGATAGGAGATTCAAACCTAATCCTGACATGGAAATTGTCTTTTTAGGTAAAGGCGAGACTAAAGTTGAATTGATCTTCAATAAAAATAACACTATAGCAATTATTGGAAATGATGTTTCATTCGGATTTAAAGTGAAATCTCTTGAAGAAATTATCAGGAATTGTGAATCTAAATCAATAACTATCCAATCAGGTCCATTTCAGCCTAATCCTCATATTAAATTTCTTTATGTAACAGATCCGGACGGATGGAAAATTCAATTGGTTGAAGAGATTGTCTAA
- the dapD gene encoding 2,3,4,5-tetrahydropyridine-2,6-dicarboxylate N-acetyltransferase, with protein MNTQDLIDYISNSKKKTPVEVYIKGDLANIDFNSMSFFGNDDFGILIGEWEIVKSFLDDYKDRIVEKYIKNDRRNSAIPMLDLKEINARIEPGAIIRETAKIGNNCVIMMGAVINLGAEIGDSTMIDMNVVVGGRVLVGKNCHIGAGSVLAGVIEPPSATPVIIEDNVMMGANVVVLEGVRVGKGAVVAAGAVVVSDVPAGKVVAGIPAKIIKDRDEKTNSKSILVDSLRNLNK; from the coding sequence ATGAATACTCAGGATTTGATTGATTATATAAGTAATTCAAAGAAAAAAACCCCCGTAGAGGTTTATATAAAAGGAGATTTAGCTAATATTGATTTCAATAGTATGAGCTTTTTTGGTAATGATGACTTTGGTATTCTGATAGGGGAATGGGAAATAGTTAAGTCGTTTTTAGACGATTATAAAGATAGAATTGTTGAAAAATATATTAAGAATGATAGGCGGAATTCCGCTATTCCAATGCTTGATCTAAAAGAGATTAATGCCAGAATTGAACCAGGAGCAATAATTAGAGAAACTGCAAAAATAGGTAATAATTGTGTCATAATGATGGGTGCAGTTATAAATCTAGGTGCAGAGATCGGTGATTCTACAATGATTGATATGAATGTCGTAGTTGGTGGAAGAGTGTTGGTTGGTAAAAATTGTCATATTGGAGCGGGTTCTGTATTAGCTGGAGTAATTGAGCCTCCTTCTGCAACTCCAGTTATAATTGAAGATAATGTAATGATGGGTGCTAATGTTGTTGTTTTAGAAGGTGTAAGAGTTGGAAAAGGTGCTGTTGTTGCTGCTGGAGCTGTTGTAGTAAGTGATGTTCCTGCGGGTAAAGTGGTGGCAGGTATTCCAGCTAAGATAATTAAAGACAGAGATGAGAAAACTAATTCGAAAAGTATTTTGGTGGATTCATTAAGAAATTTGAATAAATAG